The following proteins come from a genomic window of Carassius auratus strain Wakin chromosome 18, ASM336829v1, whole genome shotgun sequence:
- the LOC113118836 gene encoding uncharacterized protein C14orf132: MELSLMAAQQLQAVSWAFMDSPYNGNTSLQTSTSNLNTSFSRPAEQEEDGKVSSDAIWLWVAVIATIGNIVVVAVVCACAF; the protein is encoded by the coding sequence CAATTGCAAGCAGTCAGCTGGGCCTTCATGGATTCTCCATACAATGGCAACACGTCTCTCCAGACGTCCACCTCCAACCTCAACACCAGCTTCTCCAGACCAGCGGAGCAGGAAGAGGACGGCAAGGTCTCCAGTGACGCCATCTGGCTGTGGGTGGCTGTCATTGCAACCATTGGCAACATTGTGGTGGTCGCGGTGGTGTGCGCCTGTGCCTTTTAG